A single region of the Rattus rattus isolate New Zealand chromosome 8, Rrattus_CSIRO_v1, whole genome shotgun sequence genome encodes:
- the LOC116907984 gene encoding olfactory receptor 8D4: MSIGNHSTVTEFLLLGLTEEPAFQLPLFCLFLGIYTVTVVGNLGMIAVIKLNSQLHTPMYYFLSSLSLLDFCYSSVVTPKMLVGFVSRDKAISYSDCMAQLFFFCIFVISECYMLAAMAYDRYVAICSPLLYAVIMSPRVCSLLVAAVFSVGFTDAAIHGGCILRLSFCKSNIIKHYFCDIVPLIQLSCSSTYIDELLIFVIGGFNMIATSLTIVISYGFILTSILRIHSKEGRSKAFSTCSSHLTAVLIFYGSLMSMYLKPTSNGSLVHEKVTSVFYTTVIPMLNPLIYSLRNKEVKNALAKLVRRKISS; this comes from the coding sequence ATGAGCATAGGGAATCACTCCACGGTGACTGAGTTTCTGCTCTTGGGATTAACTGAGGAGCCAGCATTTCAGCTGCcccttttctgcctcttcttgggGATTTACACAGTCACTGTGGTGGGAAATCTTGGCATGATTGCAGTCATCAAGCTGAACTCTCAACTTCATACCCCCATGTATTATTTCCTCAGCAGTTTGTCTCTTTTAGATTTCTGCTACTCTTCTGTTGTTACTCCCAAAATGCTGGTGGGGTTTGTAAGCAGGGATAAAGCTATCTCTTATTCGGATTGTATGGCTCAgctgttctttttctgtatttttgtcatCTCTGAGTGCTACATGTTGGCAGccatggcctatgatcgctatgtggccatctgcagcCCACTGCTCTATGCTGTCATCATGTCGCCTCGGGTCTGTTCTCTACTGGTGGCGGCTGTCTTTTCAGTGGGCTTTACCGATGCTGCGATTCATGGGGGATGTATATTAAGgttatctttctgcaaatccaacATCATCAAACATTATTTCTGCGACATTGTCCCTCTTATtcagctctcctgctccagcACGTACATTGACGAACTTTTGATTTTTGTCATTGGTGGATTCAACATGATCGCTACCAGCCTGACAATAGTCATTTCGTACGGGTTCATCCTGACCAGTATCCTCCGCATCCACTCTAAAGAGGGCAGGTCCAAAGCCTTCAGCACCTGCAGCTCCCACCTGACAGCTGTTCTTATATTTTATGGGTCCCTCATGTCCATGTATCTGAAACCCACTTCTAATGGCTCGCTTGTCCACGAAAAAGTGACCTCTGTGTTTTATACCACAGTGATTCCCATGTTAAATCCGCTGATCTACAGTCTGAGGAACAAGGAGGTAAAAAACGCACTGGCGAAGCttgtaagaagaaaaatatcttcataa